Proteins encoded by one window of Kribbella italica:
- a CDS encoding fibronectin type III domain-containing protein, which translates to MPVPTGRKRRAAVVVTAAAALVSAAVAIAPADAGPPNVSLPGPKPALVQPNSAFQGTAPIAAPKDKAAVPAKHPQVAAKPYLGWSSWSLQSTNYPGVNPDGPGSFINEKNILAQAHAMATKLKPYGYEYINIDAGWQNGGDEYGRPTANLARFPRGMKAVGQDLHKLGLKFGIYTVVGLGFDVYREGNTPIHNAPGCFTRDIVYPDLRTTNGWDQAYKIDYTSPCAQKYADSIAKLFAGWGVDFIKMDGVGPGSWKGAPDDPNHNNTEDVEAWWRAVQNAGRPMMYTLSWSLSHRYAETWKANSNGWRIDTDVECYCDTIVRWNGSLVGRWWDLPQWVDDAGPGHWNNLDAINVGNGAMDGITEVERQSSMTFWAMNAAPLFVGDDLTKLDPYGLKLLTNREVIAINQAGVPARPLNQDQLQQTWYAKNPDGSVTVGLFNLADTAATVTGNFAQLGLSGKASVRDVWAGQTARNVSGKVSAALPAHGSKLFKITPNQSASPSRPADLTVTDTSHTTAALTWQPSTGATSYKVFANGKQVATSSVPGTTVQGLLPQTSYTFTVKGVKGNKSSDASAPATILTAKSGGGPVRYEAEAPTSTFTGNASAGDCTLCSGGKKVGNIGYDASVTLNGITVPTTGTYLVKIAYTDGDTSRQSMLTVNDADSYWVNYHGLGDNDWGTPQVTYLPVELSAGTNALKISNPNGYIADIDWISV; encoded by the coding sequence ATGCCTGTCCCCACCGGCCGAAAACGTCGCGCCGCGGTCGTGGTCACCGCGGCTGCCGCCCTGGTATCGGCAGCCGTAGCGATCGCTCCTGCCGACGCCGGCCCGCCCAACGTCTCCCTGCCCGGTCCGAAGCCGGCGCTGGTCCAGCCAAACTCCGCCTTCCAGGGCACGGCGCCGATCGCGGCGCCGAAGGACAAGGCCGCCGTACCGGCCAAGCACCCGCAGGTCGCGGCGAAGCCGTACCTGGGCTGGAGCAGCTGGAGCCTGCAGTCGACCAACTACCCGGGCGTGAACCCCGACGGCCCGGGCAGCTTCATCAACGAGAAGAACATTCTCGCCCAGGCGCACGCGATGGCGACCAAGCTCAAGCCGTACGGCTACGAGTACATCAACATCGACGCCGGCTGGCAGAACGGCGGTGACGAGTACGGCCGCCCGACCGCGAACCTCGCCCGCTTCCCGCGCGGGATGAAGGCGGTCGGCCAGGACCTCCACAAGCTCGGGCTGAAGTTCGGCATCTACACCGTGGTCGGCCTCGGCTTCGACGTCTACCGCGAGGGCAACACCCCGATCCACAACGCGCCGGGCTGCTTCACCCGCGACATCGTCTACCCCGACCTGCGGACGACGAACGGCTGGGACCAGGCGTACAAGATCGACTACACCAGCCCGTGCGCGCAGAAGTACGCCGACTCGATCGCGAAGCTGTTCGCCGGCTGGGGCGTCGACTTCATCAAGATGGACGGCGTCGGTCCGGGCTCGTGGAAGGGCGCGCCGGACGACCCGAACCACAACAACACCGAGGACGTCGAGGCCTGGTGGCGCGCGGTCCAGAACGCCGGCCGCCCGATGATGTACACGCTGTCGTGGTCGCTCAGCCACCGGTACGCCGAGACCTGGAAGGCGAACTCGAACGGCTGGCGGATCGACACCGACGTCGAGTGCTACTGCGACACGATCGTGCGCTGGAACGGCTCGCTGGTCGGCCGCTGGTGGGACCTGCCGCAGTGGGTCGACGACGCCGGACCGGGGCACTGGAACAACCTCGACGCGATCAACGTCGGCAACGGCGCGATGGACGGCATCACCGAGGTCGAGCGGCAGAGCTCCATGACGTTCTGGGCGATGAACGCCGCGCCGCTGTTCGTCGGCGACGACCTGACCAAGCTCGACCCGTACGGGCTGAAGCTGTTGACCAACCGCGAGGTGATCGCGATCAACCAGGCGGGCGTCCCGGCCCGGCCGCTGAACCAGGACCAGCTGCAGCAGACCTGGTACGCGAAGAACCCGGACGGCAGCGTCACGGTCGGCCTGTTCAACCTGGCCGACACCGCCGCGACCGTGACCGGCAACTTCGCCCAGCTCGGACTCTCTGGCAAGGCTTCGGTCCGCGACGTGTGGGCCGGGCAGACCGCGCGTAACGTCTCCGGCAAGGTCAGCGCCGCGCTGCCCGCGCACGGGTCGAAGCTCTTCAAGATCACGCCCAACCAGTCGGCCTCACCGAGCCGGCCGGCCGATCTGACCGTGACGGACACGAGCCATACGACGGCCGCGCTGACCTGGCAGCCGAGCACCGGCGCCACGTCGTACAAGGTGTTTGCCAACGGCAAGCAGGTTGCGACCAGCTCGGTGCCGGGCACAACGGTTCAGGGATTGTTGCCGCAGACCTCCTACACCTTCACGGTGAAGGGTGTGAAGGGCAACAAGTCGTCCGACGCGAGCGCGCCGGCCACCATCCTGACCGCGAAGTCGGGCGGCGGTCCGGTCCGGTACGAGGCGGAGGCCCCGACCAGCACCTTCACCGGCAACGCGAGCGCCGGCGACTGCACGCTGTGCTCCGGCGGCAAGAAGGTCGGCAACATCGGGTACGACGCGTCGGTGACGCTGAACGGCATCACCGTGCCGACGACCGGGACGTACCTGGTGAAGATCGCCTACACCGACGGTGACACCAGCCGGCAGAGCATGCTGACGGTGAACGACGCCGACTCGTACTGGGTGAACTACCACGGCCTCGGCGACAACGACTGGGGAACGCCGCAGGTCACCTACCTGCCGGTCGAGCTCAGCGCCGGGACCAACGCCCTGAAGATCAGCAACCCGAACGGCTACATCGCCGACATCGACTGGATCAGCGTCTGA
- a CDS encoding LysR family transcriptional regulator, whose amino-acid sequence MAYDPDQLRTFLAVAQSLSFTQAAERLGIRQPTVSQHIRKLEAAVGRPLFVRDTRTVTLTADGEAMAGFARTILAAHEEAVGYFTGSELRGRLRFGVTDDLALTPLPRILRDFRQLYPRIDLELTVAQSPNLLRRVESGHLDLAYVKHSVGAASEPNGRLVRRDPLVWAGISGTRIAPDGPVPLVAYQAPSLSRMLGVQTLESVGRPYRVTCIVRGVNGVLAAVRAGLGIAIFAHSLMPADLVEPPPSAGLPELPSIDLVLITNPRAAKEPAEALTAAILGSNAPLKPSNN is encoded by the coding sequence ATGGCCTACGATCCGGACCAGCTGCGCACGTTCCTTGCCGTGGCGCAGTCGCTGAGTTTCACCCAGGCCGCCGAACGGCTGGGCATCCGCCAGCCGACGGTGAGTCAACACATCCGCAAACTGGAGGCGGCAGTCGGGCGGCCGCTGTTCGTGCGCGACACCCGGACGGTCACGCTGACCGCGGACGGCGAGGCGATGGCCGGGTTCGCCCGGACGATCCTGGCCGCCCACGAGGAGGCCGTCGGGTACTTCACCGGTTCGGAGCTCCGCGGCCGTCTGCGCTTCGGCGTGACCGACGACCTCGCGCTGACCCCACTGCCGCGGATCCTGCGCGACTTCCGGCAGCTCTACCCACGGATCGACCTCGAGCTCACCGTCGCCCAGAGCCCCAACCTGCTCCGCCGCGTCGAGTCGGGTCACCTCGACCTGGCGTACGTGAAGCACTCGGTCGGCGCCGCCTCCGAACCCAACGGGCGCCTGGTCCGGCGTGATCCGCTCGTCTGGGCCGGCATCTCCGGCACCCGCATCGCTCCCGACGGTCCTGTCCCGCTGGTCGCCTATCAGGCCCCCAGCCTGAGCCGGATGCTCGGCGTACAGACCCTGGAGAGCGTCGGCCGTCCGTACCGGGTCACCTGCATCGTCCGAGGCGTCAACGGAGTCCTTGCTGCCGTCCGCGCGGGCCTCGGCATCGCGATCTTCGCCCACTCGCTGATGCCCGCCGACCTCGTCGAACCACCGCCGAGCGCCGGGCTGCCGGAGCTCCCGTCGATCGATCTGGTCCTGATCACCAACCCCAGGGCCGCCAAGGAACCAGCCGAGGCTCTGACCGCGGCAATCCTCGGCAGCAACGCGCCTTTGAAGCCTTCCAACAACTGA
- a CDS encoding type III polyketide synthase, which produces MSRIAAVQAALPPYRYQQAELTEAFADLCLPDGKGLALLRRLHANAGVSSRHLAIPLEQYGELKDFGAANDAWIAAAVDLGAEAVSGALAAAGLTVDDVDLLMFTTVTGVAAPSIDARVAMRLGLREDVKRLPLFGLGCVGGAAGIARLHDYLTAYPSHVAVLLSVELCSLTLQRDDSSLPNLVGGALFGDGAAAVVMTGADRSAAGPSVVATRSRLYPDSERVMGWDVGSGGFRIVLGADVPEVVRKYLGGDVREFLDGWGLTVPEIGTWVSHPGGPKVLEAVAGTLSLRPGALDLTWKSLDAVGNLSSSSVLHVLGDTMTLDPAGPGVLLAMGPGFCSELVLMEW; this is translated from the coding sequence ATGAGCCGGATCGCCGCGGTGCAGGCCGCGTTGCCGCCGTACCGGTATCAGCAGGCCGAGCTCACCGAGGCGTTCGCGGACCTGTGCCTGCCCGACGGCAAGGGGCTCGCGCTGCTGCGCCGGCTGCACGCGAACGCGGGCGTGTCGTCGCGGCACCTCGCGATTCCGCTGGAGCAGTACGGCGAGTTGAAGGACTTCGGCGCGGCCAACGACGCGTGGATCGCGGCCGCGGTCGATCTCGGGGCCGAGGCGGTGAGCGGCGCGCTCGCGGCGGCGGGGCTGACGGTCGACGACGTGGATCTGCTGATGTTCACGACCGTGACCGGCGTCGCGGCGCCGTCGATCGACGCGCGGGTGGCGATGCGGCTCGGGCTGCGCGAGGACGTGAAGCGGCTGCCGCTGTTCGGGCTCGGGTGCGTCGGGGGAGCGGCGGGGATCGCTCGCCTGCACGACTACCTGACGGCGTACCCGTCGCACGTCGCGGTACTGCTGTCGGTGGAGTTGTGCTCGCTCACGCTGCAGCGGGATGATTCGTCGTTGCCCAATCTGGTGGGTGGGGCATTGTTCGGCGATGGTGCTGCGGCTGTGGTGATGACTGGTGCCGATCGGTCGGCTGCTGGGCCTTCGGTGGTCGCGACGCGGAGCCGGCTGTACCCGGACTCCGAGCGGGTGATGGGGTGGGACGTCGGGTCGGGCGGGTTCCGGATCGTGCTCGGGGCCGACGTACCGGAGGTGGTGCGGAAGTACCTCGGCGGCGACGTCCGGGAGTTCCTCGATGGTTGGGGCCTGACCGTGCCCGAGATCGGGACGTGGGTGAGCCATCCGGGCGGGCCGAAGGTGCTGGAGGCGGTCGCCGGGACGCTCTCTTTGCGGCCGGGGGCGCTCGACCTGACCTGGAAGTCGCTCGATGCGGTCGGCAACCTGTCGTCGTCCTCGGTGCTGCACGTGCTCGGTGACACCATGACCCTGGATCCTGCAGGTCCGGGCGTGCTGCTGGCGATGGGCCCGGGTTTCTGTTCCGAGCTCGTGCTGATGGAGTGGTGA
- a CDS encoding UbiA family prenyltransferase — MSRLAAVKGLALACHPGPTVAVTALVTAVAWSAGRGLAGSLLVAATILTGHLSIGWSNDAIDATRDSIVNRRDKPVVLGLVGRRTLWVAAVVALAVTIPVSLANGVLAGLAHLLFVACAWAYNLGLKSTPVSWLPYAVAFGALPSFVTLGTTGAWAPWWATAATALLGVGAHLANVVPDLADDLATGVRGWPQRLGQASRLLAPLPLAAATVLLTVAPAGPIGVVGWIALGVVAVLLGVIVAWKQAPFLVTIGVAVVSVIVLVVRGDAL; from the coding sequence GTGAGCCGACTCGCAGCCGTCAAAGGTCTGGCTCTGGCCTGCCACCCCGGCCCGACCGTTGCCGTCACCGCCCTGGTCACGGCCGTCGCCTGGTCCGCGGGCCGCGGCCTCGCCGGATCTCTCCTCGTTGCCGCAACCATCCTCACCGGCCACCTCTCGATCGGCTGGAGCAATGACGCGATAGATGCCACCCGCGACTCCATTGTGAACCGGCGTGACAAGCCTGTCGTCCTGGGACTCGTCGGCCGCCGGACGTTGTGGGTCGCGGCGGTCGTCGCGCTGGCCGTCACGATCCCGGTCTCGCTCGCCAACGGCGTCCTGGCCGGCCTGGCCCATCTGCTGTTCGTCGCCTGCGCGTGGGCGTACAACCTCGGGCTCAAGTCGACACCGGTCTCCTGGCTTCCGTACGCCGTGGCGTTCGGCGCGCTGCCGTCGTTCGTCACCCTCGGCACGACGGGCGCCTGGGCGCCGTGGTGGGCCACGGCGGCGACCGCGCTGCTCGGGGTCGGCGCACACCTGGCGAACGTCGTACCGGATCTCGCCGACGACCTCGCGACCGGCGTACGGGGTTGGCCGCAGCGGCTCGGGCAGGCCTCCAGGCTGCTCGCGCCGCTCCCCCTCGCTGCTGCCACGGTCCTGCTCACGGTCGCGCCGGCGGGCCCGATCGGCGTCGTCGGCTGGATCGCGCTCGGCGTGGTCGCCGTCCTGCTCGGCGTGATCGTGGCGTGGAAGCAGGCGCCGTTCCTGGTCACGATCGGCGTGGCCGTCGTCAGCGTGATCGTCCTGGTCGTCCGCGGCGACGCGCTCTGA
- a CDS encoding thiamine pyrophosphate-requiring protein has translation MATTVGDYLLERLREWEVDTVFGYPGDGINGLLAAWTRADGPRFIQSRHEEMSAFQAVGYAKFTGRVGVCVATSGPGAIHLLNGLYDAKLDHVPVVAIVGQTNRSAMGGSYQQEVDLHSLFKDVASEFLETVTVPEQLPNVLDRAIRTALSRSAPTAIIIPADVQELDYTPPEHAFKMVPSSLGFEPGTQTPDADAVRRAAELINTGERVALLVGQGARGARAEIEQVAELLGAGVAKALLGKDVLSDHLPYVTGSIGLLGTRPSYELMTGCDTLLTIGSSFPYSQFLPEFGKAKAVQIDADAAMIGMRYPYDVNLVGDAATTLRALIPLLDRKEDRSWRSGIEEGVERWWNVMAGAAHVDADPVNPQLLFHEFSERLPEDCIVVADSGSAADWYARQLRFTDSTHGSLSGTLATMGSAVPYGIGAKFAHPSNPVVAFSGDGAMQMNGLAELITIKRYWQEWSDPRLVIAVLHNNDLNQVTWEMRSLQGAPKFPDSQTLPDVDYAGFAQSVGLSGIAVRKPDELAAAWDNSLAADRPTVLDVYCDPDVPPIPPHASWDQITKMTESLFKGDEDRWGVLKEGVKTKLQELRP, from the coding sequence ATGGCTACCACCGTGGGTGACTACCTGTTGGAACGGCTTCGGGAGTGGGAGGTCGACACCGTCTTCGGTTACCCCGGTGACGGCATCAACGGACTGCTTGCCGCGTGGACCAGGGCCGACGGCCCGCGCTTCATCCAGTCGAGGCACGAGGAGATGTCGGCCTTCCAAGCCGTCGGCTACGCGAAGTTCACCGGCCGGGTCGGCGTCTGCGTCGCGACCTCCGGCCCAGGAGCGATCCACCTGCTCAACGGCCTGTACGACGCGAAGCTCGACCACGTGCCCGTCGTCGCGATCGTCGGCCAGACCAACCGCTCGGCAATGGGCGGCTCGTACCAGCAGGAAGTCGATCTCCACAGCCTCTTCAAGGACGTCGCCAGCGAGTTCCTGGAGACCGTCACCGTCCCCGAGCAACTGCCGAACGTGCTCGACCGCGCGATCCGTACGGCGCTGAGCCGCTCGGCGCCGACCGCGATCATCATCCCGGCCGATGTCCAGGAGCTCGACTACACCCCGCCGGAGCACGCGTTCAAGATGGTCCCGTCGAGCCTCGGCTTCGAGCCCGGGACCCAGACGCCGGACGCGGACGCCGTACGACGTGCCGCGGAGCTGATCAACACCGGCGAGCGGGTCGCCCTGCTGGTGGGACAAGGCGCCCGCGGTGCGCGCGCCGAGATCGAGCAGGTCGCCGAGCTGCTGGGCGCCGGCGTCGCGAAGGCGCTGCTCGGCAAGGACGTGCTGAGCGACCACCTCCCGTACGTGACCGGCTCGATCGGCCTGCTCGGCACGCGTCCGTCGTACGAGCTGATGACGGGCTGCGACACGCTCCTGACCATCGGCTCGAGCTTCCCGTACTCCCAGTTCCTGCCCGAGTTCGGCAAGGCCAAGGCCGTCCAGATCGACGCCGACGCCGCGATGATCGGGATGCGCTACCCGTACGACGTGAACCTGGTCGGCGACGCCGCGACCACGCTGCGCGCCCTGATCCCGCTGCTCGACCGCAAGGAGGACCGCTCCTGGCGCTCAGGCATCGAGGAAGGTGTCGAGCGCTGGTGGAATGTGATGGCCGGGGCAGCTCACGTCGACGCCGACCCGGTGAACCCGCAGCTTCTGTTCCACGAGTTCTCCGAGCGGCTGCCCGAGGACTGCATCGTCGTCGCCGACTCGGGCTCCGCCGCCGACTGGTACGCGCGGCAGCTCCGCTTCACCGACTCGACCCACGGCTCGCTGTCGGGCACCTTGGCGACGATGGGCTCCGCGGTTCCGTACGGCATCGGCGCGAAGTTCGCGCACCCCAGCAACCCCGTCGTCGCGTTCTCCGGCGACGGCGCGATGCAGATGAACGGCCTGGCCGAGCTGATCACGATCAAGCGGTACTGGCAGGAGTGGTCGGACCCGCGCCTGGTGATCGCCGTACTGCACAACAACGACCTCAACCAGGTGACCTGGGAGATGCGGTCGTTGCAGGGTGCACCGAAGTTCCCCGACTCGCAGACGCTGCCCGACGTCGACTACGCCGGCTTCGCGCAGTCGGTCGGCCTGTCGGGGATCGCGGTCAGAAAACCTGACGAGCTGGCCGCTGCCTGGGACAACTCCCTGGCTGCCGACCGGCCGACGGTGCTCGACGTGTACTGCGATCCGGATGTGCCGCCGATCCCGCCGCACGCGAGCTGGGACCAGATCACCAAGATGACCGAGTCGCTGTTCAAGGGCGACGAGGACCGGTGGGGCGTGCTCAAGGAAGGCGTGAAGACGAAGCTCCAGGAGCTCCGGCCGTGA
- a CDS encoding lysyl oxidase family protein, with translation MLLAAAGSLALVTAGASGAAAQRQGAEPPLKIVAGSTDVTLDRFSDYGVDLDLGTHLVAGKSAIEVRTTRKSYNDPVVAQLIVNGKPKPLPKGAVTDFTGLGRFLHVTIKDAKGKKVIDRDQAFCLNGEGSRTRPDAPDTSPYPDDCNANPFTLGAVWGLQAGWSANTYGSNAEPVDLPVGKYTATVSVNRVYRDFFKIPAYDASVGLNLTVKEAEDCGHGGAAGCRHQAPKVLGAPEVKKTSAPKPNASRPTGRAGVPAGPKPDLRALPAWQITVQPGEEGTPEAKKDFLQFSANVWNAGPSTLVLDGFRRQGKDLMDAYQYFYDTNGKQVGYQKTGTMEWDPRDGHTHWHFTDFARYSLLNAKQTEVVRSQKEAFCLAATDSIDYTVKNANWHPSNTDLHTACGNHGSLSVREVLDVGSGDTYVQSLPGQSFDVTDLPNGTYYVQVVANPEKRLFESNTANNVSLRKVVLGGTLHHRTVKVPPVGVIDAP, from the coding sequence GTGCTGCTCGCAGCCGCCGGATCACTGGCGCTGGTCACCGCGGGGGCGAGTGGCGCGGCAGCCCAGCGACAAGGCGCCGAACCACCGTTGAAAATCGTGGCCGGGAGCACCGATGTCACGCTCGACCGGTTCTCGGACTACGGCGTCGACCTGGATCTCGGGACGCACCTGGTGGCCGGCAAGTCGGCGATCGAGGTGCGCACGACGCGCAAGTCGTACAACGACCCGGTCGTCGCGCAGCTGATCGTGAACGGCAAGCCGAAGCCGTTGCCGAAGGGCGCGGTCACCGACTTCACCGGGCTCGGCAGGTTCCTGCACGTCACGATCAAGGATGCCAAGGGCAAGAAGGTCATCGACCGCGACCAGGCCTTCTGCCTGAACGGCGAAGGGTCGCGGACCAGGCCGGACGCGCCGGACACGTCGCCGTACCCGGACGACTGCAACGCCAACCCGTTCACGCTCGGCGCGGTCTGGGGGCTGCAGGCCGGCTGGTCGGCGAACACCTACGGCTCCAACGCCGAGCCGGTCGATCTTCCGGTCGGCAAGTACACGGCTACGGTCAGCGTGAACCGCGTCTACCGGGACTTCTTCAAGATCCCGGCGTACGACGCGAGCGTGGGGCTGAACCTGACGGTCAAGGAGGCCGAGGACTGTGGTCACGGTGGGGCCGCGGGCTGCCGTCACCAGGCCCCGAAGGTCTTGGGCGCGCCGGAGGTGAAGAAGACGTCGGCGCCGAAGCCGAACGCGTCCCGGCCGACCGGCCGGGCCGGCGTACCGGCTGGGCCGAAGCCGGACCTGCGGGCGCTGCCGGCCTGGCAGATCACTGTTCAGCCAGGGGAAGAGGGAACGCCGGAGGCCAAGAAGGACTTCCTGCAGTTCTCCGCGAACGTGTGGAACGCCGGGCCGTCGACGCTGGTACTGGACGGGTTCCGCCGGCAGGGCAAGGACCTGATGGACGCGTACCAGTACTTCTACGACACCAACGGCAAGCAGGTCGGCTACCAGAAGACCGGCACGATGGAGTGGGACCCGCGCGACGGTCACACCCACTGGCACTTCACCGACTTCGCCCGCTACAGCCTGCTGAACGCGAAGCAGACCGAGGTCGTCCGCAGCCAGAAGGAAGCGTTCTGCCTGGCCGCGACCGACTCGATCGACTACACGGTGAAGAACGCCAACTGGCACCCGTCGAACACCGATCTGCACACCGCCTGCGGCAACCACGGCTCGCTGTCGGTCCGTGAGGTGCTCGACGTCGGCTCCGGCGACACGTACGTCCAGTCGCTGCCCGGCCAGTCCTTCGACGTGACCGACCTGCCGAACGGCACGTACTACGTGCAGGTGGTCGCCAACCCGGAGAAGCGGCTGTTCGAGTCGAACACCGCCAACAACGTCTCGCTGCGCAAGGTTGTGCTCGGCGGGACGCTGCACCACCGCACGGTCAAGGTGCCGCCGGTCGGGGTGATCGACGCCCCGTAG
- a CDS encoding MFS transporter, which produces MTTRATGSVPVPDFHTHRSTPRTTPGELPPTQRRPGFRETFSALQVRNFRLLVSGLFVSSTGGWVQRIAQDWLVLTLTGSATAVGITTALQFLPTLLLGLYGGVIADRFPKRKILLVTQSTMGTLAAVLAVLAFTGDVKVWQVYALALVLGLATAVDNPTRQSFVTELVGKERLRNAISMVSSTFQLGGLIGPALGGAMLGTIGAGWAFALNSITFFGSISALLMMRESEMPGLQAARRAGQALRIRDGLRDGVRYAFHEPAVRWAIVLVGIFGMFTISLPVTLTAFADVVFKTGATGYGVLNSVVAVGSLAGALLSARRIRPTRLRNLVGIAVILAVTEILAALQPSLWTFLPLLCALGMATLMFLTAAQSMVQLTTPDGLRGRVAGIYNLVFIGGGAIGGPTVGAIAEHFGARTSLLLAGLIPAVATVAIGIKLARAGRFRVVVVRSTRSPWRQPPVRLGLEQLPIQLTRPEPPIPSKPRPFTLARRRYQRTDPHTTTTRTRRKPLHR; this is translated from the coding sequence TTGACCACCCGGGCCACCGGTTCTGTCCCCGTCCCCGACTTCCACACCCACCGTTCCACTCCGCGGACCACCCCGGGTGAGCTGCCGCCGACCCAGCGGCGCCCCGGTTTCCGTGAGACCTTCAGTGCTCTCCAGGTCCGCAACTTCCGGCTCCTGGTCAGCGGGCTGTTCGTCAGCTCGACCGGCGGCTGGGTCCAGCGCATCGCGCAGGACTGGCTGGTGCTGACACTGACCGGCAGCGCCACCGCCGTCGGCATCACCACCGCGCTGCAGTTCCTCCCCACCCTCCTGCTCGGCCTGTACGGCGGGGTGATCGCCGACCGTTTCCCCAAGCGCAAGATCCTGCTCGTCACCCAGTCGACGATGGGCACCCTGGCCGCCGTCCTGGCGGTGCTCGCGTTCACCGGCGACGTGAAGGTGTGGCAGGTCTACGCCCTCGCGCTCGTGCTCGGCCTGGCGACCGCCGTCGACAACCCGACCCGGCAGTCCTTCGTCACCGAACTGGTCGGCAAGGAGCGGCTGCGCAACGCGATCAGCATGGTCTCGTCCACCTTCCAGCTCGGCGGCCTGATCGGTCCGGCGCTGGGCGGCGCGATGCTCGGCACGATCGGCGCCGGCTGGGCCTTCGCGCTGAACTCGATCACGTTCTTCGGCTCGATCTCGGCGCTGCTGATGATGCGGGAGAGCGAGATGCCGGGGCTCCAGGCCGCCCGACGGGCCGGCCAGGCGCTGCGGATCCGCGACGGTCTGCGCGACGGCGTCCGGTACGCCTTCCACGAGCCGGCCGTGCGCTGGGCGATCGTGCTGGTCGGCATCTTCGGGATGTTCACGATCAGCCTGCCGGTCACGCTGACGGCGTTCGCGGACGTCGTCTTCAAGACCGGAGCCACCGGGTACGGCGTACTGAACTCCGTCGTCGCCGTCGGCTCCCTGGCGGGCGCGCTGCTCTCGGCACGGCGGATCCGGCCGACCCGGTTGCGCAACCTGGTCGGGATCGCGGTGATCCTGGCCGTGACGGAGATCCTGGCGGCGCTCCAGCCGTCACTGTGGACCTTCCTGCCACTGCTGTGCGCGCTCGGGATGGCGACGCTGATGTTCCTCACCGCGGCGCAGTCGATGGTGCAGCTGACCACCCCGGACGGGCTGCGCGGTCGCGTCGCGGGGATCTACAACCTGGTCTTCATCGGCGGCGGCGCGATCGGCGGACCGACCGTCGGCGCGATCGCCGAGCACTTCGGCGCCCGGACCAGCCTGCTGCTCGCCGGCCTGATCCCGGCCGTGGCAACAGTTGCCATCGGCATCAAGCTGGCGAGAGCCGGCCGGTTCCGGGTGGTCGTTGTCCGCAGCACCCGTTCGCCCTGGCGCCAACCGCCGGTGCGACTGGGCCTGGAGCAGCTCCCGATCCAGCTCACCCGCCCCGAGCCCCCGATCCCGTCCAAGCCGCGTCCCTTCACCTTGGCGAGGCGCAGGTACCAACGGACCGACCCGCACACCACCACGACCAGGACCAGACGCAAGCCACTTCACCGATAG
- a CDS encoding alpha/beta fold hydrolase: protein MHLYAERRGSGEPLLLIMGMAGHHRIWGEPFLAGLAERFEVLTFDQRGIGTSDRADGQFSTAELADDAARVMDEAGWTDAHVFGISLGGMVAQELVLNHRARVRRLTLGCTSPGVGSGERRGDSARGAAGIGPGPERLLAAMRSGREATVLRTGFEVNLSAGFAADPAHFAAYQEDALAARVPVPVVGMQFQAALQHNAVDRLPALDVPALVIHGTADQMILPTEGERLAMLIPGARLELLEGAGHLFWREQPERVIELLSN from the coding sequence ATGCACCTGTACGCCGAGCGCCGGGGCTCCGGCGAGCCCCTGCTGCTGATCATGGGAATGGCCGGCCACCACCGGATCTGGGGCGAGCCGTTCCTGGCCGGGCTGGCGGAGCGTTTCGAGGTGCTGACCTTCGACCAGCGCGGGATCGGGACGAGCGATCGCGCCGACGGGCAGTTCAGTACGGCGGAGCTCGCGGACGACGCCGCGCGGGTGATGGACGAGGCCGGGTGGACGGACGCGCACGTCTTCGGGATCTCGCTCGGCGGGATGGTCGCGCAGGAGCTGGTGCTGAACCATCGCGCGCGGGTCCGGCGGCTGACGCTGGGCTGTACGTCGCCGGGAGTGGGCTCCGGTGAACGGCGTGGAGATTCCGCGCGGGGCGCTGCTGGGATCGGCCCCGGCCCCGAACGGTTGCTGGCGGCGATGCGGTCGGGGCGCGAGGCGACCGTGCTGCGGACCGGGTTCGAGGTGAACCTGTCGGCCGGGTTCGCGGCCGATCCGGCGCACTTCGCGGCGTACCAGGAGGATGCGCTGGCCGCGCGTGTTCCGGTGCCGGTGGTCGGGATGCAGTTCCAGGCGGCCTTGCAGCACAACGCGGTCGACCGGCTGCCGGCGCTCGACGTACCGGCGCTGGTGATCCACGGGACCGCCGACCAGATGATCCTGCCGACCGAAGGCGAGCGGCTGGCGATGCTGATCCCCGGCGCTCGGCTCGAACTGCTCGAAGGTGCAGGGCATCTGTTCTGGCGCGAACAGCCGGAGCGTGTGATCGAACTGCTAAGCAACTGA